In Piliocolobus tephrosceles isolate RC106 chromosome 5, ASM277652v3, whole genome shotgun sequence, a single genomic region encodes these proteins:
- the CLDN20 gene encoding claudin-20 — MASAGLQLLAFILALSGVSGVLTATLLPNWKVNVDMGSNIITAIVQLHGLWMDCTWYSTGMFSCALKHSILSLPIHVQAARATMVLACVLSALGICTSTVGMKCTRLGGDRETKSHASFAGGVCFMSAGISSLIPTVWYTKEIIANFLDLTVPESNKHEPGGAIYIGFISAMLLFISGMIFCTSCIKRNPEAWLDPPTQQPISNTQLENNSTHNLKDYV; from the coding sequence ATGGCCTCAGCAGGACTTCAGCTCCTTGCTTTCATCCTGGCCTTATCTGGGGTCTCTGGAGTGCTCACAGCCACCTTGCTGCCCAACTGGAAGGTGAATGTGGATATGGGCTCCAACATCATAACAGCCATTGTGCAGCTGCATGGGCTCTGGATGGACTGTACGTGGTACAGCACCGGGATGTTCAGCTGTGCCCTGAAACACTCCATTCTGTCCCTCCCCATCCACGTGCAGGCTGCAAGAGCCACCATGGTCCTGGCGTGTGTTCTGTCTGCTTTGGGGATCTGCACTTCCACAGTAGGAATGAAATGTACTCGCTTAGGAGGGGACAGAGAAACCAAGAGCCATGCTTCCTTTGCTGGAGGAGTCTGTTTCATGTCTGCAGGAATCTCTAGTTTAATCCCGACAGTGTGGTACACAAAGGAGATCATCGCAAACTTTCTGGATCTGACAGTTCCAGAAAGCAACAAACACGAACCTGGAGGAGCTATCTATATCGGATTCATTTCAGCAATGCTGTTGTTTATCTCTGGCATGATTTTCTGCACCTCTTGTATAAAAAGGAATCCAGAAGCTTGGCTCGACCCACCCACGCAGCAGCCTATCTCTAACACACAGCTCGAGAACAATTCCACACACAATCTGAAGGATTATGTGTAA